In one Desulfoferula mesophila genomic region, the following are encoded:
- a CDS encoding ABC transporter permease translates to MNLTDIALLNLRRKKAKAAFVLAGLLTGVATMVALMGLGSALTHEINHKLEKYGANILITPKSDQLNMSYGGLSLGGLSFDAKEIYQADLAAIRKIKNSANVAAVGPMVLGRTEAAGRPVLLAGVDFSEASILKPWWKFAGKEPLDGQVAPGAEAARLLGLSPGGRVSLGGREFTVSGVLEPTGSQDDHLLFMPLAPAQQLLGKPGLVSLVEVAALCKDCPIEAMVTQINQALPGAKAVAIQSVVKGRMEALAHFKRFALGVSLLVALLGGLVVLVTMMGSVKERTGEIGIFRAIGFRSGQVMRVVLTEALLLSAAAGLLGYLAGHLAGELALPLFSQDGGGHLAWDPSLAGAALALALICGSAASLYPAWMASRLDPAQALRTL, encoded by the coding sequence ATGAACCTCACCGACATCGCCCTCTTGAACCTCAGGCGCAAGAAGGCCAAGGCGGCCTTTGTGCTGGCCGGGCTGCTCACCGGGGTGGCCACCATGGTGGCCCTGATGGGCCTGGGCTCGGCTCTTACCCACGAGATAAACCACAAGCTGGAAAAATACGGGGCCAACATCCTCATCACCCCCAAGAGCGACCAGCTCAACATGTCCTACGGCGGCCTGAGCCTGGGTGGGCTTTCCTTCGACGCCAAGGAGATCTACCAGGCCGACCTGGCCGCCATCCGCAAGATCAAGAACTCGGCCAACGTCGCCGCGGTGGGGCCCATGGTCCTGGGGCGCACCGAGGCGGCGGGCCGCCCGGTGCTTCTGGCCGGGGTGGACTTCAGCGAGGCCAGTATCCTCAAGCCCTGGTGGAAGTTCGCGGGCAAGGAGCCCCTGGACGGCCAGGTGGCCCCCGGCGCCGAGGCGGCCCGTCTTTTGGGCCTGAGCCCCGGCGGCCGGGTCAGCCTGGGCGGGCGGGAGTTCACGGTCAGCGGCGTCCTGGAGCCCACCGGCAGCCAGGACGACCACCTGTTGTTCATGCCCCTGGCCCCGGCCCAGCAGCTCTTGGGCAAGCCGGGGCTGGTGTCGCTGGTGGAGGTGGCCGCCCTGTGCAAGGACTGCCCCATCGAGGCCATGGTCACCCAGATCAACCAGGCCCTGCCCGGGGCCAAGGCGGTGGCCATCCAGAGCGTGGTCAAGGGCCGCATGGAGGCCCTGGCCCACTTTAAGCGCTTCGCCCTGGGGGTGTCCCTGTTGGTGGCCCTTTTGGGAGGCCTGGTGGTGCTGGTCACCATGATGGGCAGCGTCAAGGAGCGCACCGGCGAGATCGGCATCTTCCGGGCCATCGGCTTTCGCAGCGGCCAGGTAATGCGGGTGGTACTCACCGAAGCCCTGCTTCTCTCGGCCGCAGCCGGGCTCCTGGGCTATCTGGCCGGGCACCTGGCCGGCGAACTGGCCCTGCCCCTGTTCAGCCAGGACGGGGGAGGCCACCTGGCCTGGGATCCCTCCCTGGCCGGCGCGGCCCTGGCCCTGGCCCTGATCTGCGGATCGGCGGCCAGCCTTTATCCCGCCTGGATGGCCTCGCGCCTGGACCCCGCCCAGGCCCTGCGGACCCTGTAG
- a CDS encoding TIGR04282 family arsenosugar biosynthesis glycosyltransferase — MTDRPPRLILFSRLPRAGEAKTRLIPALGAKGAARLQERMARRLAGRMRQLAARLPLELELCYTGGDEAQARAWLGQGFVLREQIQGHLGERMAEALERALAQGAPRAVLVGSDLPGLGAPLLARAFAALESSPLVLGPSADGGYYLVGQSRTAPGLLDDPHWLDLAGVLGRAKALGLEHALLPPQRDLDTPDDLAHWRAHDPQVRAWTDPTA; from the coding sequence ATGACCGACCGCCCACCCCGCCTCATACTTTTTTCGCGCCTGCCCAGGGCCGGAGAGGCCAAGACCCGCCTGATCCCGGCCCTGGGGGCCAAGGGGGCTGCCCGCCTGCAAGAGAGGATGGCCCGCCGCCTGGCCGGGCGCATGCGCCAGCTGGCCGCGCGCCTGCCGTTGGAGCTGGAGCTTTGCTACACCGGCGGCGACGAGGCCCAAGCCCGGGCCTGGCTGGGCCAGGGCTTCGTCCTGCGCGAGCAGATTCAGGGTCATCTGGGCGAGCGCATGGCCGAGGCCCTGGAGCGGGCCCTGGCCCAGGGCGCGCCCCGGGCCGTGTTGGTGGGCAGCGACCTGCCCGGCCTGGGCGCCCCGCTGTTGGCGCGGGCTTTTGCCGCGTTGGAGAGCTCCCCCCTGGTGCTGGGTCCCAGCGCCGACGGCGGCTACTATCTGGTGGGCCAGAGCCGCACCGCGCCGGGGCTGCTGGACGATCCCCATTGGCTCGATCTGGCCGGAGTTTTGGGCCGGGCCAAGGCTCTGGGCCTGGAGCATGCCCTGCTGCCCCCCCAACGCGACCTGGACACCCCGGACGACCTGGCCCATTGGCGGGCCCACGATCCCCAGGTCAGGGCCTGGACAGACCCAACAGCCTGA
- a CDS encoding histidine triad nucleotide-binding protein → MPSIFSKIISGEIPAEIVHQDELVTAFRDAHPAAPTHILIVPNQEITGVDALEDSQAEVAGRMLLVARDLARREGVARSGYRLIINCGPDGGQEVMHLHMHLIGGRPLGPMLARDK, encoded by the coding sequence ATGCCCAGTATATTCAGCAAGATAATCAGCGGCGAAATCCCGGCGGAGATCGTGCACCAAGATGAGTTGGTGACCGCCTTCCGGGACGCGCACCCCGCCGCGCCCACCCACATCCTCATCGTGCCCAACCAGGAGATCACCGGAGTGGACGCCCTGGAGGACTCCCAGGCCGAGGTGGCCGGCCGCATGCTCCTGGTGGCCCGCGACCTGGCCCGGCGCGAGGGGGTGGCCCGGAGCGGCTATCGCCTGATCATCAACTGCGGCCCCGACGGCGGCCAGGAGGTGATGCACCTGCACATGCACCTGATCGGCGGGCGGCCCCTGGGGCCCATGCTGGCGCGGGATAAATAA
- a CDS encoding PAS domain S-box protein → MDDSQPKQTVDQAELDQLRAQARLLSQAKDRQRALYQHTPAMLHCCGFLGRLVNISDRWLERLGYQRHEVLGRAESDFFTEESQRRYEQARRGGLKNGGPLNDLPLTMVCKDGALVQVLLSAVADEPLPGETEGWLAVMHDITRQVEAEKALAVSEVRFKELVESIREVFWVRDPQSGRLEYISPAAEEIFGLSLQDMYDHPLSVLELVLPADRPALERALADHRVRGTDTEVEFRFQHPRGPVRWIRERAVCVRGPEGRAVRVLGVSEDATERKQAQMAQAKSQEKFSLVFKNSPVLMAITSLEDGVLLDTNDFFTELTGYTRGEVLGRTPTEVGLWTDGHRRKEALRLIKEQGSLRDFEIQYTTKSGEARYALWSAQPFELEGRRCLISAIRDISRHRITEAALRQANAALELAQRAARLGYWSLDPQSKEVYWSAAMFEIMGQDPARGVPSYERHQEFIHPEDWTRFETLLWRSAETGGPFDQVIRVTLPGDATRHIHCWALCRPARPGGPQLLFGLVQDITESVEA, encoded by the coding sequence ATGGACGACTCCCAACCCAAGCAGACCGTGGATCAGGCCGAACTGGACCAGTTGCGGGCCCAGGCGCGGCTGCTCTCCCAGGCCAAGGACCGCCAGCGGGCCCTGTATCAGCACACCCCGGCCATGCTGCATTGCTGCGGTTTTCTGGGCCGTTTGGTCAACATCAGCGACCGCTGGCTGGAGAGGCTGGGCTACCAGCGACACGAGGTGTTGGGCCGGGCGGAGTCCGACTTTTTCACCGAGGAATCCCAGCGGCGTTACGAACAGGCCCGGCGGGGCGGGCTGAAAAACGGGGGGCCTTTGAACGATCTGCCCCTGACCATGGTGTGCAAGGACGGAGCCCTGGTCCAAGTGCTGCTTTCGGCGGTGGCCGACGAGCCCCTGCCCGGCGAGACGGAAGGCTGGCTGGCGGTGATGCACGACATCACCCGCCAGGTGGAGGCGGAAAAGGCCCTGGCCGTCAGCGAGGTCCGCTTCAAGGAGCTGGTGGAGAGCATCCGCGAGGTCTTTTGGGTGCGCGATCCCCAGAGCGGCCGACTGGAGTACATCAGCCCGGCGGCGGAGGAAATATTCGGCTTGTCCCTGCAGGACATGTACGACCATCCCCTGAGTGTTTTGGAGCTGGTGTTGCCGGCGGACCGGCCGGCGCTGGAAAGGGCCCTGGCCGATCACCGGGTGCGCGGCACCGACACCGAGGTGGAGTTTCGCTTCCAGCACCCGCGGGGTCCGGTGCGCTGGATCAGGGAGCGGGCGGTGTGCGTGAGGGGCCCGGAGGGCCGGGCGGTGCGGGTGTTGGGGGTCTCCGAGGACGCTACCGAACGCAAGCAGGCCCAAATGGCCCAGGCCAAGAGCCAGGAAAAATTCTCCCTGGTGTTCAAAAACAGCCCGGTGTTGATGGCCATCACCAGTCTGGAAGACGGGGTCCTGCTGGACACCAACGATTTTTTCACCGAGTTGACCGGTTACACCCGCGGCGAAGTGTTGGGGCGCACCCCCACGGAGGTGGGGCTGTGGACCGACGGGCACCGGCGCAAGGAGGCCTTGCGCCTCATAAAGGAACAGGGCTCGCTGAGGGATTTCGAGATTCAGTACACCACCAAGTCGGGCGAGGCACGTTATGCCTTGTGGTCGGCCCAGCCCTTCGAGCTGGAGGGCCGCCGGTGCCTCATATCGGCCATCAGGGACATCAGCCGTCACCGCATAACCGAAGCCGCCCTGCGCCAAGCCAACGCGGCCCTGGAGTTGGCCCAACGGGCCGCCCGCCTGGGTTATTGGAGCCTTGATCCGCAGAGCAAGGAGGTGTATTGGTCGGCGGCCATGTTCGAGATCATGGGCCAAGATCCGGCTCGGGGGGTGCCCTCCTACGAACGCCACCAGGAGTTCATTCATCCCGAGGACTGGACGCGCTTTGAGACCCTCCTGTGGCGGTCGGCCGAAACCGGCGGACCTTTCGATCAGGTGATCCGGGTTACCTTGCCCGGAGACGCCACTCGCCACATACACTGCTGGGCCCTCTGCCGTCCCGCGCGGCCCGGCGGGCCCCAGCTGTTGTTCGGCCTGGTCCAGGACATAACCGAAAGCGTGGAGGCCTAA
- a CDS encoding GNAT family N-acetyltransferase has translation MRYHVGPNGEGKRRPGITVRTMEIDDLAPVFHLGEELFTAEEVPNLYRTWDEFEVVGLFTSDTDYCLVAEEEEQGRMVGFALGTTITKSGSAWKYGHLVWLGVDPAWQEHGVGSRLFNLLRDRYLEAGVRIMMVDTEADNLPAIRFFRKLGFGKPSEHLYMSLNLSGHRAQSHRGHEEGR, from the coding sequence GTGCGCTATCACGTAGGCCCCAACGGCGAGGGCAAAAGACGCCCCGGCATAACCGTGCGCACCATGGAGATCGACGACCTGGCCCCGGTGTTCCACCTGGGCGAGGAGCTGTTCACCGCCGAGGAGGTGCCCAACCTCTACCGCACCTGGGACGAGTTCGAGGTGGTGGGGCTGTTCACCTCCGACACCGATTATTGCCTGGTGGCCGAGGAGGAGGAGCAGGGGCGCATGGTGGGCTTCGCCCTGGGCACCACCATCACCAAAAGCGGCAGCGCCTGGAAATACGGCCACCTGGTGTGGCTGGGGGTGGACCCGGCCTGGCAGGAGCACGGGGTGGGCTCGCGCCTGTTCAACCTGCTGCGCGACCGCTACCTGGAGGCCGGGGTGCGCATCATGATGGTGGACACCGAGGCCGACAACCTGCCGGCCATCCGCTTTTTCCGCAAGCTGGGATTCGGCAAGCCCTCGGAGCACCTGTACATGAGCCTGAACCTCTCGGGCCACCGGGCGCAGTCGCACCGGGGCCACGAGGAGGGACGCTAA
- a CDS encoding M20 family metallopeptidase produces the protein MNDTPVNQARLKKLLAAMLDIYSPSGKEEDLCGYLQGWLKRRGLPVVRQEVDEERGNLVVALGGEEAELALIGHLDTVSAHELEDFGYSQEGDRVWGLGSADMKGGCAAMIEAVVSLWEQGVRELPLTLALVVGEEEAGDGAEALVGEYRFPWAVVGEPTRLEPCLHNYGYMELKLVTRGERRHASLAGGGRKAVEDMLRLLLTLTAHLQNRRPEVIYNIRDLFSSGGGFVVPEECEAWLDLHLPPNSPAGEVAVEIEELVAAEKNSDDGLNLRLDFETVQAGYELPPRGPVVEALQKAVSQMGRPWLPGAFRSHSDANQLWAAGVKPIILGPGSLEAAHRPQEWVSFSQVATASELYYRLALALSQGQAS, from the coding sequence ATGAACGACACCCCCGTCAACCAGGCCCGCCTCAAGAAGCTTTTGGCCGCCATGCTCGACATCTACAGCCCCTCGGGCAAGGAAGAGGACCTGTGCGGCTATCTGCAGGGCTGGCTGAAACGCCGGGGCCTGCCGGTGGTGCGCCAGGAGGTGGACGAGGAGCGGGGCAACCTGGTGGTGGCTCTGGGGGGCGAGGAGGCCGAGCTGGCCCTGATCGGCCACCTCGACACGGTGAGCGCCCACGAGTTGGAGGACTTCGGCTACAGCCAGGAGGGCGACCGGGTGTGGGGCCTGGGCTCGGCGGACATGAAGGGCGGCTGCGCGGCCATGATCGAGGCCGTGGTCTCCCTGTGGGAGCAGGGGGTGCGCGAGCTGCCCCTGACCCTGGCCCTGGTGGTGGGCGAGGAAGAGGCGGGCGACGGGGCCGAGGCCCTGGTGGGCGAGTACCGCTTCCCCTGGGCGGTGGTGGGCGAGCCCACCCGTCTGGAGCCCTGTCTGCACAACTACGGCTACATGGAGCTGAAGCTGGTCACCCGGGGCGAGCGGCGCCACGCCTCGCTGGCCGGGGGCGGCCGCAAGGCGGTGGAGGACATGTTGCGCCTGCTGCTCACCCTCACCGCCCATCTGCAAAACCGGCGGCCCGAGGTGATCTACAACATCCGCGATCTGTTCAGCAGCGGGGGCGGCTTCGTGGTGCCCGAGGAATGCGAGGCCTGGCTGGATCTGCACCTGCCCCCCAACTCCCCGGCCGGGGAAGTGGCCGTGGAGATCGAGGAGCTGGTGGCCGCCGAGAAAAACAGCGACGACGGCCTGAACCTGCGGCTGGATTTCGAGACGGTGCAGGCGGGCTACGAGCTGCCCCCCCGGGGGCCGGTGGTGGAGGCGTTGCAAAAGGCGGTGAGCCAGATGGGGCGCCCCTGGCTGCCCGGGGCCTTCCGCAGCCATTCCGACGCCAACCAGCTTTGGGCCGCCGGGGTAAAGCCCATCATCCTGGGGCCGGGCAGCCTGGAGGCGGCCCATCGCCCCCAGGAGTGGGTGAGCTTCAGCCAGGTGGCCACCGCCAGCGAGCTTTATTACCGGCTGGCCCTGGCCCTGAGCCAAGGTCAGGCCTCCTGA
- a CDS encoding DUF3124 domain-containing protein: MPMHRRAWTAAFCLLLLIGAVPAWAQPARQGAIYAPLYQEAIVDHRGRRMDLTATVYVRNISRKQAITVDSVTLVDGKGKMGTQCVQGKQRLEPLASLRLLPPACPAGTGTPSILIRWSAAQPAPAPLVEVLMMGTAGQQGISLTTQGVPLEPEP, from the coding sequence ATGCCCATGCACCGCCGCGCCTGGACCGCCGCCTTTTGCCTGCTTCTGCTGATCGGGGCCGTTCCGGCTTGGGCCCAGCCCGCCCGCCAGGGGGCCATCTACGCCCCGCTGTATCAGGAGGCGATCGTGGACCACCGGGGCCGACGCATGGATTTGACGGCCACGGTCTACGTGCGCAATATCAGCCGCAAGCAGGCCATCACCGTGGATTCGGTCACCCTGGTGGACGGCAAGGGCAAGATGGGCACCCAGTGCGTCCAGGGCAAGCAGCGCCTGGAGCCCCTGGCCTCCCTGCGCCTGCTGCCCCCGGCCTGCCCGGCCGGCACGGGCACGCCCAGCATCTTGATCCGCTGGTCCGCCGCCCAGCCGGCGCCCGCTCCCCTGGTGGAGGTGTTGATGATGGGCACCGCCGGGCAACAGGGCATCAGCCTGACCACCCAGGGGGTGCCCCTGGAACCGGAGCCATGA
- a CDS encoding esterase-like activity of phytase family protein, whose protein sequence is MALGLAALVAACAPPGPAPAPGEGRPIAVSAAYLSLDPEHPRRSDFGRLTYLGGLSLTSSEAAFGGLSGLWVSPDLGRLWAVSDQGWWLRADLRSNSAGAPLGLEAARLGPLLDPRGQVLQGKRNRDAEGLAARGGGFLVSFERNHRLWFYPPPLGLAGRPEPLSLPPWLTASPKNSGVEAVSVLADGRILLLAEDSGRQGRTTGALGDGQGWQKISYRLHADFKPTALAPLPGGGCLVLERAYNPVLGARARLGWLPPEGLRSGAELVPVLLADLAPPLATDNFEGLAVVPEPAGGLRVYLLSDDNYFPLQRTLLLAFRLPPGPWR, encoded by the coding sequence ATGGCGCTTGGCCTGGCGGCCTTGGTCGCGGCCTGCGCCCCGCCCGGCCCGGCTCCCGCGCCGGGGGAGGGGCGCCCAATAGCGGTCAGCGCCGCGTATCTGTCCCTGGACCCGGAGCATCCCCGGCGCAGCGACTTCGGCCGCCTCACCTATCTGGGCGGCCTGTCGTTGACCAGTTCGGAGGCGGCCTTCGGGGGGCTTTCGGGCCTGTGGGTGTCGCCGGACCTCGGGCGGCTGTGGGCCGTCAGCGACCAGGGCTGGTGGCTTAGGGCCGACCTGCGCTCCAACTCCGCCGGCGCGCCGCTGGGCCTGGAGGCGGCCCGCCTGGGGCCGCTGCTGGACCCCCGGGGCCAGGTCTTGCAGGGCAAGCGCAACCGCGACGCCGAAGGGCTGGCCGCCCGGGGCGGCGGCTTTTTGGTGAGCTTCGAGCGCAACCACCGCCTGTGGTTTTATCCCCCGCCCCTGGGCCTGGCCGGGCGGCCGGAGCCCCTGAGCCTGCCGCCCTGGCTCACCGCCTCGCCCAAAAACAGCGGGGTGGAGGCCGTCAGCGTCTTGGCCGACGGGCGCATCCTGCTGTTGGCCGAGGATTCGGGGCGGCAAGGGCGCACCACGGGGGCCCTGGGCGACGGGCAAGGCTGGCAAAAAATCAGCTACCGGCTGCACGCCGACTTCAAGCCCACCGCCCTGGCCCCGCTGCCGGGCGGCGGCTGCCTGGTGCTGGAGCGGGCCTACAACCCAGTCCTGGGCGCCCGGGCCCGCCTGGGCTGGCTGCCCCCGGAGGGGCTGCGCTCCGGCGCGGAGCTGGTTCCGGTGCTCCTGGCCGATCTGGCCCCGCCCCTGGCCACCGACAACTTCGAGGGCCTGGCGGTGGTGCCGGAGCCCGCGGGCGGCCTGCGGGTATACCTGCTGTCCGACGACAATTACTTCCCCCTGCAGCGCACCCTGCTCCTGGCCTTCCGCCTGCCCCCCGGCCCCTGGCGCTAG
- a CDS encoding alpha/beta fold hydrolase — MTTEFLQLDEGRMAFEQAGTGGLPLVFLHGFACNRSFFAAQTAHFGARRRVVAIDFLGHGESDTPEIEYRLPRFAADAARLVEHLGLGEVVVVGHSMGGAVALELAATRPELVRAAVSLDTTMVSSAERTNRVLPNMLQALSGPHYLMAARAFAGSLVLPSDGPEVKRHVEAVMSSPPRHVLTELTKALMAWNGPDALARLRRPMLYVGSQNPLTSQAAILAASPWVRYAQAAGSGHFLTLVVPEQVNLMLERWLAVLPSIEAEPQ; from the coding sequence ATGACCACGGAATTCTTGCAACTGGACGAGGGCCGCATGGCCTTTGAGCAGGCCGGGACGGGCGGCTTGCCCCTGGTGTTTTTGCACGGCTTCGCCTGCAACCGCTCCTTTTTCGCCGCCCAGACGGCCCACTTCGGCGCGCGGCGCCGGGTGGTGGCGATAGATTTTCTGGGCCACGGCGAGAGCGACACCCCGGAGATCGAGTACCGCCTGCCCCGCTTCGCCGCCGATGCGGCCCGCCTGGTGGAGCATTTGGGCCTGGGCGAGGTGGTGGTGGTGGGCCACAGCATGGGCGGGGCGGTGGCCCTGGAGCTGGCCGCCACGCGGCCGGAGCTGGTGCGCGCGGCGGTGTCGCTGGACACCACCATGGTCTCCTCGGCGGAGCGCACCAACCGGGTGCTGCCCAACATGCTCCAGGCCCTGAGCGGCCCCCACTACCTGATGGCCGCCCGCGCCTTTGCCGGAAGCCTGGTCTTGCCCAGCGACGGCCCGGAGGTCAAACGGCACGTGGAGGCGGTCATGTCCTCGCCGCCCCGCCACGTGCTGACGGAGCTGACCAAGGCGCTGATGGCCTGGAACGGCCCCGACGCCCTGGCCCGCCTCCGGCGGCCCATGCTCTACGTGGGTTCCCAGAACCCGCTGACCAGCCAGGCCGCGATTTTGGCGGCCAGCCCCTGGGTGCGCTATGCCCAGGCGGCGGGCAGCGGTCATTTCCTAACCCTGGTGGTGCCCGAGCAGGTCAACCTCATGCTGGAGCGCTGGCTGGCCGTGCTGCCATCCATCGAGGCGGAGCCTCAATAG
- a CDS encoding ABC transporter ATP-binding protein has translation MSLIVARDLMKAYGKGSAQVKALDSVSLDIDPGEFVAVMGPSGSGKSTLLAVLGALNTPEEGSYLVDGIEVFTLGPDQRADFRREYLGFVFQSFNLVPYLSLAENVMLPLAVKRLARREKLEMAHLALERVGLAGKEKRLPSQVSGGEQERAAVARALVNQPPILLADEPTGNLDQANTGRMMELLQRLGSEGMTIVMVTHSPTCAGYADRVLNMADGKLQGEETGKALAAVCG, from the coding sequence ATGAGCTTGATAGTTGCGCGCGATTTGATGAAGGCCTACGGCAAGGGGTCGGCCCAGGTCAAGGCCCTGGACTCGGTGAGCCTGGATATCGACCCCGGCGAGTTCGTGGCGGTGATGGGCCCCTCGGGCAGCGGCAAGTCCACCCTGCTGGCCGTATTGGGGGCGCTCAACACCCCCGAGGAAGGCTCCTACCTGGTGGACGGCATCGAGGTGTTCACCCTGGGCCCGGACCAGCGGGCCGACTTCCGCCGGGAATACCTGGGCTTCGTGTTCCAGTCCTTCAACCTGGTGCCCTACCTCAGCCTGGCCGAGAACGTGATGCTGCCTTTGGCGGTGAAGCGCCTGGCCAGGCGCGAAAAGCTGGAGATGGCCCACCTGGCCCTGGAGCGGGTGGGCCTGGCGGGCAAGGAAAAACGGTTGCCCTCCCAGGTGAGCGGCGGGGAGCAGGAGCGGGCCGCCGTGGCCCGGGCCCTGGTCAACCAGCCGCCCATCCTGTTGGCCGACGAGCCCACCGGCAACCTGGACCAGGCCAACACCGGGCGCATGATGGAGCTGTTGCAGCGCCTGGGCTCCGAGGGCATGACCATCGTGATGGTCACCCACAGCCCCACCTGCGCGGGCTACGCCGACCGGGTGCTCAACATGGCCGACGGCAAGTTGCAAGGGGAGGAGACGGGGAAGGCTTTGGCCGCCGTCTGCGGCTAG
- a CDS encoding DUF2318 domain-containing protein, whose translation MTKQSKKNMDKKAQVLGSNRGGSSKGLAALVVVAVLALAGGLSWWLISPGSGEAPQAASLATVNGEKVVALDETLFTDGKARHFELKGEGGVLVRYFVIKSSDGVIRAAYDACDVCWPEGKGYYQQGDDMVCANCGKHFPSIKVNEIKGGCNPAPLQRKVENGKVIIRLADIMDGRRYFNFTKRG comes from the coding sequence ATGACCAAGCAAAGCAAAAAGAACATGGACAAGAAGGCCCAGGTGCTGGGCAGCAATCGCGGCGGCTCTTCCAAGGGCTTGGCCGCGCTGGTGGTGGTGGCGGTGCTGGCCCTGGCCGGCGGCCTGTCCTGGTGGCTCATTTCCCCCGGCTCGGGCGAGGCGCCCCAGGCCGCTTCCCTGGCCACGGTCAACGGCGAAAAGGTGGTGGCCCTGGACGAGACCCTGTTCACCGACGGCAAGGCCCGCCACTTCGAGCTCAAGGGCGAGGGCGGCGTCTTGGTGCGCTACTTTGTCATCAAAAGCTCCGACGGGGTGATCCGGGCGGCCTACGACGCCTGCGACGTGTGCTGGCCGGAGGGCAAGGGCTATTACCAGCAAGGCGACGACATGGTCTGCGCCAACTGCGGCAAGCACTTCCCCTCGATCAAGGTCAACGAGATCAAGGGCGGCTGCAACCCCGCGCCCCTGCAGCGGAAGGTGGAAAACGGCAAGGTGATCATCCGTCTGGCCGACATCATGGACGGCCGGCGCTACTTCAACTTCACCAAGCGGGGCTAA
- the ppsR gene encoding pyruvate, phosphate dikinase/phosphoenolpyruvate synthase regulator: MNRRRRRVKVHVFSDATGQTAERVTLAALTQFNRSIQAEIRRHAHLKTPAQIAKALEEAERDQALVIYSLVDQSLRDAMHGQRHRRDLEAYDLLGPLLGRMSRRFRASPRLHPGMLHAAGEESMHLAAAIDFTLRHDDGAGLDDLGRADVIILGVSRTSKTPTSLYLSCNFDLKVANVPLVRGLDPPAKLFTLKRPRKVGLTIDPDVLARIRRSRYEGRVVQGYTDARDVARELAYSHEVYDMLKGIKLVDVTNLPIEEVAGRVVRLLGLSRP; the protein is encoded by the coding sequence ATGAACCGGCGGCGGCGCAGGGTAAAGGTCCACGTCTTTTCCGACGCCACCGGCCAGACCGCCGAGCGCGTCACCCTGGCCGCCCTGACCCAGTTCAACCGCTCCATCCAAGCCGAAATCCGGCGCCACGCCCACCTGAAGACCCCCGCCCAGATCGCCAAGGCCCTGGAGGAGGCCGAGCGCGACCAGGCCCTGGTGATCTATTCCCTGGTGGATCAAAGCCTGCGCGATGCCATGCACGGGCAGCGCCACCGGCGCGACCTGGAGGCCTACGACCTGCTGGGGCCCCTTCTTGGCCGCATGTCCCGGCGCTTCCGGGCCAGCCCCCGCCTGCATCCGGGCATGCTGCACGCCGCCGGAGAGGAATCCATGCACCTGGCCGCGGCCATCGACTTCACCCTGCGCCACGACGACGGGGCGGGACTGGACGACCTGGGCCGGGCCGACGTGATCATCCTGGGGGTGAGCCGCACCTCCAAGACCCCCACCAGCCTGTACCTGTCGTGCAACTTCGACCTCAAGGTGGCCAACGTGCCCCTGGTGCGGGGCCTGGACCCCCCGGCCAAGCTGTTCACCCTCAAACGGCCGCGTAAAGTGGGGCTGACCATCGACCCGGACGTGCTGGCCCGCATCCGGCGCAGCCGCTACGAGGGCCGGGTGGTGCAAGGCTACACCGACGCCCGCGACGTGGCCCGGGAGCTGGCCTACAGCCACGAGGTCTACGACATGCTCAAGGGCATCAAGCTGGTGGACGTGACCAACCTGCCCATCGAGGAGGTGGCCGGGCGGGTGGTCAGGCTGTTGGGTCTGTCCAGGCCCTGA